The following are from one region of the Ignavibacteriota bacterium genome:
- a CDS encoding dihydrofolate reductase, which produces MRKVIAAINMTLDGVCDHTVGIVDENLHHHYSDLVNNAGVMLYGRTTYQLMQFWQTLLTNPSDQKSMNDFAFSINKIEKMVFSNTLKNTGWETAKIADKPLDQTILDLKQQSGQDILIGSRGLIIQLLNSNLIDEFQICIHPMVEGKGLKLFDQIKDRIIFNLLKTKSLKSGVTIFYYEPIQEKTTNR; this is translated from the coding sequence ATGCGAAAAGTAATTGCTGCAATCAATATGACACTTGATGGAGTGTGCGACCACACAGTTGGAATAGTTGACGAAAACCTTCATCATCATTATTCAGACCTTGTAAATAATGCGGGAGTAATGTTGTATGGTCGGACAACATACCAACTAATGCAATTTTGGCAAACATTATTGACAAATCCTTCAGACCAAAAGTCAATGAACGACTTTGCGTTTTCAATAAACAAAATTGAAAAAATGGTTTTTTCCAACACGTTAAAAAATACTGGATGGGAAACAGCAAAAATTGCAGACAAACCTCTTGACCAAACAATTTTAGACCTCAAACAACAATCGGGACAAGACATTTTGATTGGTAGTCGCGGTTTAATTATTCAACTTTTAAATAGCAATCTCATTGACGAATTTCAAATTTGTATACATCCAATGGTTGAAGGAAAAGGTTTGAAATTGTTTGACCAAATAAAAGACAGAATTATTTTCAACCTCTTAAAGACAAAATCTTTAAAATCAGGCGTGACAATTTTTTATTATGAACCTATACAAGAAAAAACAACGAACCGCTAA
- a CDS encoding filamentation induced by camp protein fic has product MSNSYKYIDPDYTYTNPKTGILRNLQDIEDPDVLLFVESGAVTKRLQELDENPIKIKGIDSLFEIHRHLFQDIYVWAGKKRIVEISKDGKQFFPTSHFDNALRYIDQLIAEFKKIPKNNNKQLAEKLAEILDNVNYLHPFREGNGRTQREFLRLLSLEKGLTLNLNPPDNESIYKRYMKGTIESDVEILKELIFELIDTKNE; this is encoded by the coding sequence ATGTCTAATTCCTACAAATACATAGACCCTGACTACACCTACACAAACCCGAAGACAGGAATTTTACGGAATTTACAAGACATTGAAGACCCTGATGTATTGCTCTTTGTTGAGAGTGGTGCGGTAACAAAACGACTTCAAGAACTTGACGAGAATCCGATAAAAATCAAAGGAATTGACAGTCTTTTTGAAATTCATAGACATTTGTTTCAAGACATTTACGTTTGGGCAGGAAAAAAGCGAATTGTTGAAATAAGCAAAGACGGTAAACAGTTTTTCCCTACTTCACATTTTGACAACGCCCTTAGATACATTGACCAGTTGATTGCAGAGTTCAAGAAAATTCCGAAAAACAACAATAAACAGTTGGCCGAAAAATTGGCAGAAATTCTAGATAACGTCAACTATTTACACCCATTCAGAGAAGGAAACGGACGAACACAAAGAGAGTTTTTAAGACTGTTGTCATTGGAAAAAGGGTTGACTTTAAATCTCAACCCGCCAGACAACGAAAGTATTTACAAAAGATATATGAAGGGAACTATTGAGAGTGACGTAGAAATCTTGAAAGAATTGATTTTTGAACTTATTGACACAAAGAATGAATAA
- the dcm gene encoding DNA (cytosine-5-)-methyltransferase: MNKPLTYISLFSSAGVGCYGFKQNGFECIATNEILTKRLKIQAFNNKCKYDTGYLDGDISTKEIKNKLFSEIEKWKIEHKISEPDVIVATPPCQGMSVANHKKNQELTRNSLVVESIKITKEVNPKFFIFENVRAFLNTTCTDIDGTEKTIEEAIKINLGGHYNILFKVVNFKDYGSQSSRTRTLVIGVRKDLQNISPFDIFPEKQKPKTLRQLFAGLENINEMGKISETDIFHSFREYDAKMVRWIENLEEGQSAFQNTEKDRIPHQIKDGKIVLNESKNGDKYARWYWDKEGPCVHTRNDILSSQNTVHPSENRVFSIRELMMMMSIPASFQWTYQSTDKLNKMSLLEKKAFLKKEELNIRHCIGEAVPTGVFGNIAKRIKEVLNQKFLSTTEINNIIKKEELSKTENLLSFINSDFDKLGLENIYQISEYANSSRQENSAFFTRKDIAFSVVKDLPELKGKKKIRILEPSVGIGNFIPLLVEKYEDKDEVIFDLVDIDNNSFAVLRNILAKLNLPKKFKFNFINADFLTHTFKEKYDIVVGNPPYKKLTNNQELLSLYKFNANNNETNNLFSFFIEKAITLGNFVSLIIPKSLINSPEFNITREIIKGQNLLKICDYGEKGFKGVKIETISFLLETSIKKQSDNILIESYITETVEEKQKKYLLSDKFPYWLIYRNEEFDKISEKMTFDIFQSFRDRQITKQITKNNGKYRVLKSRNVGNNEIKELKNYDCYIDDTENLAVAKFLNREDVVMIPNLTYYPRASFLPKNAITDGSVALLTLKNGSRLPTEKDLEYYGTKEFEKFYRVARNYGTRSLNIDNNSVFFFGLLKNIE, from the coding sequence ATGAACAAACCATTGACATACATAAGTTTATTCAGCAGTGCTGGGGTTGGTTGTTACGGCTTCAAACAAAACGGATTTGAGTGCATTGCGACAAATGAAATACTAACAAAACGCTTAAAAATTCAAGCATTCAATAACAAGTGCAAATACGACACGGGTTATTTGGACGGAGATATTTCAACGAAAGAAATCAAAAATAAACTTTTTTCTGAAATCGAAAAATGGAAAATTGAACACAAAATTTCCGAACCTGACGTAATTGTAGCTACACCACCGTGTCAAGGAATGTCTGTTGCAAATCACAAGAAAAATCAAGAATTGACAAGAAATTCATTAGTTGTTGAATCAATCAAAATCACAAAAGAAGTCAATCCAAAATTTTTCATTTTTGAAAATGTAAGAGCATTTTTGAATACAACTTGCACCGACATAGACGGAACAGAAAAAACTATCGAAGAAGCCATAAAAATAAATTTAGGCGGACACTACAATATACTTTTCAAAGTCGTAAACTTCAAAGATTATGGTTCGCAATCAAGCAGAACAAGAACACTTGTAATTGGTGTTCGCAAAGATTTACAGAACATTAGTCCGTTTGACATTTTTCCAGAAAAACAAAAACCAAAAACGCTACGTCAACTTTTTGCAGGTTTAGAAAATATAAATGAAATGGGAAAAATATCTGAAACCGATATTTTCCATTCATTTAGAGAGTATGATGCGAAAATGGTGCGTTGGATTGAAAATTTAGAAGAAGGACAATCGGCTTTTCAAAACACGGAAAAAGACAGAATACCGCACCAAATCAAAGATGGTAAAATCGTTTTAAATGAAAGTAAAAATGGCGACAAATATGCACGTTGGTATTGGGACAAAGAAGGTCCGTGTGTACACACGCGAAACGATATTTTGTCAAGCCAAAATACCGTTCACCCATCAGAAAACAGAGTTTTCAGCATTAGAGAACTAATGATGATGATGAGTATTCCTGCATCTTTTCAATGGACATACCAATCAACCGACAAGTTGAACAAAATGAGTTTGCTTGAAAAGAAAGCGTTTTTGAAAAAAGAAGAATTAAACATTAGACATTGCATTGGCGAAGCAGTTCCGACAGGTGTTTTCGGCAATATTGCAAAAAGAATAAAAGAAGTTTTAAATCAAAAATTTCTTTCAACAACTGAAATAAACAACATAATTAAAAAAGAAGAATTGAGTAAAACAGAAAATTTACTTTCGTTCATCAATTCTGATTTTGACAAGTTAGGACTTGAAAATATTTATCAAATTTCGGAATACGCAAATTCAAGTCGGCAAGAAAATTCGGCTTTTTTTACACGAAAAGACATTGCATTTTCAGTTGTAAAAGATTTGCCCGAACTGAAAGGAAAAAAGAAAATCAGAATTTTAGAGCCTTCAGTTGGTATTGGTAATTTTATTCCATTGCTTGTTGAAAAATACGAAGACAAAGACGAAGTAATTTTTGACCTTGTTGATATTGACAACAATTCTTTTGCTGTGCTGAGAAACATTTTAGCCAAATTAAACTTGCCTAAAAAATTCAAGTTTAATTTCATTAATGCTGATTTTCTCACACACACTTTTAAAGAAAAATACGACATTGTTGTAGGAAATCCGCCTTACAAAAAACTAACTAACAATCAAGAATTGTTATCGCTTTACAAATTCAACGCAAATAACAATGAAACAAATAATTTGTTTTCGTTCTTCATTGAAAAAGCAATTACGTTAGGAAACTTCGTTTCCTTAATTATTCCGAAAAGCCTTATCAATTCACCCGAATTTAATATCACAAGAGAAATTATCAAAGGTCAAAATCTTTTAAAGATTTGTGATTATGGCGAAAAAGGTTTTAAAGGTGTAAAGATTGAAACAATTAGTTTTTTACTTGAAACTTCAATAAAAAAACAAAGCGATAACATTTTAATTGAAAGTTACATAACGGAAACTGTTGAAGAAAAGCAAAAAAAATATTTGTTGTCTGATAAATTTCCGTATTGGTTGATTTACCGAAATGAAGAGTTTGACAAAATTTCGGAGAAAATGACATTTGATATTTTCCAAAGTTTCAGAGATAGACAAATCACAAAACAAATAACGAAAAACAACGGAAAATACAGAGTTTTAAAATCACGCAATGTTGGAAATAATGAAATAAAAGAATTAAAAAATTACGACTGTTATATTGACGATACAGAAAATTTAGCTGTCGCCAAATTTCTAAATCGTGAAGATGTTGTTATGATTCCAAACCTCACTTATTATCCTAGAGCGAGTTTTTTACCAAAGAATGCAATTACTGACGGTTCGGTTGCTTTATTAACTTTGAAAAATGGTAGCCGACTTCCGACAGAAAAAGATTTGGAATATTACGGGACAAAAGAATTTGAGAAGTTTTATCGTGTTGCACGTAATTACGGCACTCGTTCATTGAACATTGATAATAATTCAGTTTTTTTCTTCGGGCTTTTAAAAAATATAGAATAA
- a CDS encoding antitoxin VbhA family protein — MFNTIEIDRNNLTIMGVKFSDLKTLESTANALGSNMFEGFNPTPKGIEIIRDYVTGKISLTELVVFAKQKAYV, encoded by the coding sequence ATGTTTAACACAATAGAAATAGACAGAAATAACCTGACAATAATGGGTGTGAAATTTTCAGACTTGAAAACTTTAGAAAGCACTGCAAATGCTTTAGGAAGCAATATGTTTGAAGGTTTTAACCCAACTCCAAAAGGAATTGAAATCATTCGGGACTATGTTACAGGAAAAATATCACTAACTGAACTTGTGGTATTTGCCAAACAAAAAGCCTATGTCTAA
- a CDS encoding site-specific integrase yields the protein MKPKIILETGKHHNINVVFLRFPKDAGLISAVKTLGVARWSKTKNKWFIAKDRFELSKLIGALNDKAIIETAGLAEKPLFKVSAEVEKSLSKLKLWMEHKRYSASTINTYLDAAKSFLMFAFPKPVKDLTNDDVVRYVNEYIIKNGLSFSYQNQVVNAIKLFFREVEHSSLDVDIIARPRREYKLPNVLSKEEVSSILKAHTNVKHKTMLSLIYACGLRRGELLNLKLIDIDSKRGLLNVRQAKGRKDRIVPVSNKVIEMLREYYKMYKPKNWLFEGQNAGEEYSEKSLQNVLKQALVKVKINKPVTLHWLRHSYATHLLESGTDLRFIQELLGHKSSKTTEIYTHVSTKSLQKIKSPFDDL from the coding sequence ATGAAGCCAAAAATAATTCTCGAGACGGGAAAACATCACAATATCAACGTGGTGTTTTTAAGATTCCCGAAAGATGCCGGGTTAATTTCTGCAGTTAAAACACTTGGTGTTGCAAGATGGAGTAAAACCAAGAACAAATGGTTTATTGCTAAAGACAGATTTGAGTTAAGTAAACTGATTGGTGCGCTAAATGATAAGGCAATTATAGAAACTGCTGGTTTAGCAGAAAAGCCCTTGTTTAAAGTTTCTGCAGAAGTTGAAAAGAGTTTATCTAAACTAAAGTTGTGGATGGAACACAAGCGATACAGTGCATCAACAATTAATACATATCTGGATGCCGCAAAATCATTTTTAATGTTTGCCTTTCCCAAGCCGGTAAAAGATTTAACAAATGATGATGTGGTACGATACGTTAATGAATACATCATAAAAAACGGACTGAGTTTTTCATATCAAAACCAGGTTGTAAATGCAATTAAACTTTTTTTTAGAGAAGTAGAGCACAGCAGCTTGGATGTTGATATTATAGCAAGACCAAGACGTGAATATAAGTTGCCAAATGTGCTTAGTAAAGAAGAGGTCTCTTCAATTCTGAAAGCCCACACAAATGTAAAACACAAAACTATGCTTAGTTTGATTTATGCCTGCGGTTTACGAAGAGGCGAGTTGCTGAATCTGAAACTAATAGATATAGATAGTAAACGGGGGCTGTTGAATGTTAGGCAGGCAAAAGGAAGAAAAGACAGAATTGTGCCTGTTTCAAATAAAGTGATTGAAATGCTGCGTGAGTATTATAAAATGTATAAACCAAAGAACTGGTTATTTGAAGGACAAAACGCCGGCGAAGAATACAGCGAAAAAAGTTTACAGAATGTGCTTAAACAGGCATTAGTAAAAGTTAAAATTAACAAACCTGTAACACTGCATTGGTTAAGACATTCTTATGCAACACACTTGTTAGAATCAGGTACCGATCTAAGGTTTATACAAGAATTACTCGGTCATAAAAGCAGTAAAACAACCGAGATTTATACACATGTATCAACAAAAAGTTTACAAAAAATAAAGTCGCCATTTGATGATTTATAA
- a CDS encoding helix-turn-helix transcriptional regulator, which produces MKATFGEYIRELRTDKGLTLTELAALLKLDSANLSKIENGKREFDEKRLDKLATAFSLNLEELKTEYFSDQFAKKMYQYNCSPKTLIVAEEKVNYLKSVNVKQAEIKF; this is translated from the coding sequence ATGAAAGCAACTTTCGGAGAATATATCAGAGAACTAAGAACCGATAAAGGGTTAACATTAACAGAACTTGCAGCACTTCTTAAACTTGATTCTGCTAACTTGAGTAAAATTGAAAACGGAAAACGTGAATTTGACGAGAAGCGGTTAGATAAATTAGCAACTGCATTTAGCCTTAACCTTGAAGAATTGAAAACGGAATATTTTAGTGACCAATTTGCCAAGAAAATGTATCAATACAATTGTTCTCCAAAAACATTAATTGTTGCTGAAGAAAAAGTTAATTATTTAAAAAGTGTAAATGTGAAACAAGCCGAAATAAAATTCTAA